The Ammospiza nelsoni isolate bAmmNel1 chromosome 27, bAmmNel1.pri, whole genome shotgun sequence genome contains a region encoding:
- the LRRC25 gene encoding leucine-rich repeat-containing protein 25, which translates to MLDLSPELNLTSRSSGCAELDWSPFRGHRRLLLGHNGIEALSPSARLGPRLEELDLAGNRLRELPRGFFSNATALRSLRLEGNPLPAVPAAAFQPSLRSLSVSCRCDVLGTVLAPCARGGILCQCLTPHGHPHNATEFHGRECGPGAGPVAALVAGPVAAVAALAAAAAAALWCRRRRAAAAAGGGGRGKQDPAGSARQPRYISRDAGSAGASDGPDYENVFVSPGTAPAAGQGSARAWQEPRYSPQVLLHEDYFLESAADPGDQPIYANTLGPSEDIYLTPDP; encoded by the exons ATGCTGGACCTTTCCCCAGAGCTGAACCTGACCAGCAGGAGCAGCGGCTGTGCCGAGCTGGACTGGAGCCCGTTCCGGGGGCACcggcggctgctgctgggccacaACGGCATCGAGGCCCTGAGCCCCTCGGCCCGCCTGGGCCCgcggctggaggagctggaccTGGCCGGGAACCGGCTGCGGGAGCTGCCCCGCGGCTTCTTCAGCAACGCCACGGCGCTGCGGAGCCTGCGGCTGGAGGGGAACCCGCTGcccgccgtgcccgccgccgcctTCCAGCCCTCGCTGCGCTCGCTCAGCGTGTCCTGCCGCTGCGACGTGCTGGGCACCGTCCTGGCGCCCTGCGCCCGCGGGGGCATcctctgccagtgcctcacccCGCACGGGCATCCCCACAACGCCACGGAGTTCCACGGCCGCGAGTGcgggccgggcgcggggccggtGGCCGCGCTGGTGGCCGGGCCGGTGGCCGCGGTGGCCGCGctggcggcagcggcggcggccgcgcttTGGTGCCGGCGGAGGagagcggcggccgcggcgggcggcgggggaCGGGGGAAGCAGGACCCCGCTGGAAGCGCCCGCCAGCCCCGCTACATCAGCCGGGACGCCGGGAGCGCCGGTGCCAGCGACGGGCCCGACTACGAGAACGTCTTCGTGAgccccggcacggccccggctGCCGGGCAGGGATCGGCACGGGCGTGGCAGGAGCCGCGCTACAG cccccaggtcctgctgcaCGAGGATTATTTCCTGGAGAGCGCGGCCGATCCCGGGGACCAGCCCATCTACGCCAACACCCTGGGGCCCAGCGAGGACATCTACCTCACTCCTGACccgtga
- the GDF15 gene encoding growth/differentiation factor 15, translating to MPRIAALTCLQLLLLLRAAHCRPHAWDQDRLQLEAVKKAILERLGMAAPPAIRHRPDPESIQRAQRLYRRAAAELAGNRSREEEEEEGEEEAVPRLHRLTPTLLPWLDVPEGHQDPPGHRDAQGQREPLGPHRYRLLLSRTADFQRRLRVVRAELKLLRRPLSPPGASVPPRVTVSALPGAGDTPQVLQSQDLRDSLVLDLTGAVRPWLAGPEPSLRLQLEFSADVSAALATSEGNTLELEVRTLETAARAARRARGLQEECGKGDGRCCLKSLRVSFQDIGWADWVVAPSSYHMRFCEGSCPHNYKPASMHAQIQSRVHSLSKAAPPPCCVPAGYDPMVLMHLDGQGRLVSSLFEDMLVTGCHCA from the exons ATGCCGCGGATCGCCGCCctcacctgcctgcagctcctgctgctgctgcgggccGCGCATTGCCGGCCCCACGCGTGGGaccaggacaggctgcagctggaggccGTCAAAAAGGCGATCCTGGAGCGGCTGGGGATGGCGGCTCCCCCCGCCATCCGGCACCGGCCGGACCCGGAGAGCATCCAGAGAGCGCAGCGGCTCTACCGGCGGGCAGCGGCGGAGCTGGCGGGCAACCGGAgccgggaggaggaggaggaggagggagaggaggaagccGTGCCCAGGCTGCACCGCCTGACCCCCACCC tgctgccctggctggaCGTCCCCGAGGGACACCAGGACCCTCCAGGCCACCGGGACGCGCAGGGACAGCGGGAGCCCCTCGGTCCCCACCGCTACCGCCTGCTGCTGTCCCGCACCGCGGATTTCCAGCGGCGGCTCCGCGTGGTGCGGGCGGAGCTGAAGCTCCTCCGGCGGCCGCTGTCCCCTCCCGGCGCCTCGGTGCCACCTCGGGTCACCGTCTCCGCCCTGCcgggggctggggacaccccccaggtgctgcagagccaggatctGCGGGATTCCCTCGTTCTGGACCTGACAGGAGCCGTCCGGCCCTGGCTGGCCGGGCCCGAGCCCTCGCTGCGCCTGCAGCTGGAGTTCAGCGCCGACGTCTCGGCAGCCCTGGCCACCTCCGAGGGCAACACGCTGGAGCTGGAGGTGCGAACCCTGGAGACAGCAGCCCGGGCGGCCAGGCGAGcccgggggctgcaggaggagtgCGGGAAGGGCGACGGGAGGTGCTGCCTGAAGTCGCTGCGGGTCTCCTTCCAGGACATCGGCTGGGCCGACTGGGTGGTCGCCCCCAGCAGCTACCACATGCGGTTCTGCGAGGGCTCCTGCCCGCACAACTACAAACCGGCCAGCATGCACGCCCAGATCCAGTCCCGGGTGCACTCCCTGTCCAAGGCGGCGCCTCCTCCCTGCTGCGTCCCCGCCGGCTACGACCCCATGGTGCTGATGCACCTGGacgggcagggcaggctggtgtcCAGCCTCTTCGAGGACATGCTGGTCACCGGGTGCCACTGTGCCTGA
- the SSBP4 gene encoding LOW QUALITY PROTEIN: single-stranded DNA-binding protein 4 (The sequence of the model RefSeq protein was modified relative to this genomic sequence to represent the inferred CDS: deleted 1 base in 1 codon): MYAKGKGSGVPSDGQAREKLALYVYEYLLHVGAQKSAQTFLSEIRWEKNITLGEPPGFLHSWWCVFWDLYCAAPDRRETCEHSSEAKAFHDYSAAAAPSPVMGNLPPGDGMAGGPVPPAFFQPFMSPRYPGGPRPPLRMPNQPPVGVPGSQPLLPNAMDPAARAQGHPGMGGPMQRMNPPRGMAAMGPQSYGSGMRPPPSSLAGPGMPAMNMGPGGRGPWPNPNANSIAYSSSSPGNYVGPPGGGGPPGTPILPSPGDSTNSSENMYTMMNPMGPAGSRPNFPMGPGAEGPLGGMSAMEPHHMNGSLGSGDMDGLPKSSPSNLGALSNPPGTPRDDAELSSNFLNPFQSDSVRDPAGTPAHPRGGRRRGRGRGGGAAAAGDGGGRRAEPSTGDPRPELRHPHRRHRRHRRHRRRRRRGGRPGRARREDEEGGAGGGQRWCVRPPPPPCPEPGPPPR, from the exons ATGTACGCCAAGGGCAAGGGCTCCGGCGTGCCCTCGGACGGCCAGGCCCGCGAGAA GCTGGCGCTCTACGTCTACGAGTACCTGCTGCACGTGGGGGCCCAGAAATCCGCCCAGACCTTCTTGTCGGAG ATCCGATGGGAGAAGAACATCACGCTGGGGGAGCCCCCCGGCTTCCTGCACTCCTGGTGGTG CGTGTTCTGGGATCTGTACTGCGCCGCCCCGGACCGCCGCGAGACCTGCGAGCATTCCAGCGAGGCCAAAGCCTTCCATGACTAC AGCGCGGCGGCAGCGCCCAGCCCGGTGATGGGGAACCTGCCCCCCGGGGACGGCATGGCCGGGGGTCCCGTGCCCCCCGCCTTCTTCCAG ccTTTCATGTCCCCCCGGTACCCCGGCGGCCCCCGGCCCCCGCTCCGGATGCCCAACCAG CCCCCCGTGGGTGTTCCCGGCTCGCAGCCGCTGCTGCCCAACGCCATGGACCCGGCTGCGCGGGCTCAGG GGCATCCCGGCATGGGGGGCCCGATGCAGCGCATGAACCCCCCCCGAGGCATGGCCGCCATGGGGCCGCAG AGCTACGGCAGCGGGATGCGCCCCCCGCCCAGCTCTCTGGCCGGCCCTGGGATGCCCGCCATGAACAT GGGTCCCGGTGGCCGCGGGCCCTGGCCCAACCCCAACGCCAACTCC ATTGCCTACTCCTCCTCATCCCCTGGCAATTACGTG ggCCCTCCTGGGGGCGGTGGCCCCCCTGGTACCcccatcctgcccagccccggAG ACTCCACCAACTCCAGCGAGAACATGTACACCATGATGAACCCCATGGGACCCGCGGGGAGCCGGCCCAAC TTCCCCATGGGGCCCGGAGCCGAGGGGCCCCTGGGCGGGATGAGCGCCATGGAGCCGCACCACATGAACGGGTCCTTAG GCTCCGGGGACATGGATGGGCTGCCAAAG AGCTCCCCCAGTAACTTgggggccctgagcaacccccccgggacccctcGCGAC GACGCCGAGCTGAGCAGCAATTTCCTAAACCCCTTCCAAAGCGACAGCGTAAGGGACCCGGCGGGGACCCCCGCGCACCCCCGGGGGGGCAGGCGGCGAgggcgggggcgcggggggggcgcggcggcggccggggacGGGGGGGGTCGGcgagcagagcccagcactggcGACCCCCGCCCCGAATTGCGTCACCCCCACCGGCGGCACCGGCGGCACCGGCGGCatcggcggcggcggcggcggggggggcgCCCTGGCCGAGCGAGGcgtgaggatgaggagggcgGCGCCGGGGGGGGGCAGCGCTGGTGTGtgcgcccccccccccccccatgcCCAGAGCCGGGACCCCCGCCCCGATAA
- the ISYNA1 gene encoding LOW QUALITY PROTEIN: inositol-3-phosphate synthase 1 (The sequence of the model RefSeq protein was modified relative to this genomic sequence to represent the inferred CDS: deleted 2 bases in 2 codons) — protein MAEPFLVDSPDVTYSKDFIEAKYTYSTVHVCKENGVTKVRPCSTRFTFRTGRQVPRLGVMLVGWGGNNGTTVTAAVLANRLGLSWMTKTGRKTANYYGSLLQASTVCLGTGPSGDVYVPFRDLLPMVHPNDIVFDGWDISSLNLAEAMRRAEVLEWPLQEQLWPHMEKMKPRPSIYIPEFIAANQEERADNVLSGPMAQQVEQIRRDIRDFKESSGVDKVIVLWTANTERFCDIVPGLNDTADNLLRAIERGLEVSPSTLFAVASILEGCAYINGSPQNTFVPGAVELAAQRRVFIGGDDFKSGQTKLKSVLVDFLVGAGLKTKSIVSYNHLGNNDGKNLSAPQQFRSKEISKSNVVDDTVQANPVLYGPQDKPDHCVVIKYVPYVGDSKRALDEYTSEIMMGGTNTIVIHNTCEDSLLASPIILDLAILTELCQRISFRTEAEPEFQGFHSVLSILAFLCKAPLVPEGSPVVNALFRQRSCIENILRACLGLPPQHHMQLEHKMQRPSPKRACPGGAACPLVPKKSPPVPAQLNGHPPCAPRAPRAPLRVDGAD, from the exons ATGGCAGAGCCATTCCTCGTGGACAGCCCCGACGTCACCTACAGCAAGGACTTCATCGAGGCCAAGTACACCTACAGCACGGTGCACGTCTGCAAGGAGAACGGCGTCACCAAG GTGCGGCCGTGCTCCACCCGCTTCACGTTCCGCACGGGCCGGCAGGTGCCGCGCCTGGGGGTGATGCTGGTGGGCTGGGGGGGCAACAACGGCACCACCGTGACGGCGGCCGTGCTGGCCAACAGGCTGGGGCTCTCCTGGATGACCAAAACCGGCCGCAAG ACAGCCAACTACTACGGCTCCCTGCTGCAAGCCTCCACCGTGTGCCTGGGCACGGGCCCCTCGGGTGACGTGTACGTGCCCTTCCGGGACCTGCTGCCCATGGTGCACCCCAACGACATCGTGTTCGACG GCTGGGACATCTCCTCGCTGAACCTGGCCGAGGCCATGCGGCGGGCGGAGGTGCTGGAGTGGccgctgcaggagcagctgtggccgCACATGGAGAAGATGAAGCCCCGTCCGTCCATCTACATCCCCGAGTTCATCGCCGCCAACCAGGAGGAGCGGGCGGACAACGTCCTGAGCGGCCCCATGGCCCAGCAG GTGGAGCAGATCCGCAGGGACATCCGAGACTTCAAGGAGAGCAGCGGCGTGGACAAAGTCATCGTCCTGTGGACGGCCAACACGGAGAGGTTCTGCGACATCGTGCCGGGGCTCAACGACACCGCCGACAACCTGCTGAGGGCCATCGAG CGAGGCCTGGAGGTGTCCCCGTCCACGCTGTTCGCCGTGGCCAGCATCCTGGAGGGCTGTGCCTACATCAACGGCTCCCCCCAGAACACGTTCGTGCCCGGCGCCGTGGAATTGGCCGCCCAGCGCCGCGTCTTCATCGGCGGCGACGACTTCAAGTCGGGCCAGACCAAGCTCAAGTCGGTGCTGGTGGATTTCCTGGTGGGCGCCGGCCTCAAG ACCAAGTCCATCGTGAGCTACAACCACCTGGGCAACAACGACGGCAAGAACCTGTCGGCGCCGCAGCAGTTCCGCTCCAAGGAGATCTCCAAGAGCAACGTGGTGGACGACACGGTGCAGGCCAACCCCGTCCTCTACGGCCCCCAGGACAAGCCCGACCACTGC GTGGTGATCAAGTACGTGCCCTACGTGGGGGACAGCAAGCGGGCGCTGGATGAGTACACGTCCGAGATCATGATGGGCGGCACCAACACCATCGTCATCCACAACACCTGCGAG GACTCGCTGCTGGCCAGCCCCATCATCCTGGACCTGGCCATCCTGACGGAGCTGTGCCAGCGCATCTCCTTCCGCACCGAGGCCGAGCCCGAGTTCCAGGGCTTCCACAGCGTCCTGTCCATCCTGGCCTTCCTGTGCAAGGCCCCGCTGGTGCCCGAGGGCTCCCCGGTGGTCAACGCTCTGTTCCGCCAGCGCAGCTGCATCGAGAACATCCTGAG GGcgtgcctggggctg cccccCCAGCACCACATGCAGCTGGAGCACAAGATGCAGCGGCCGAGCCCCAAGCGCGCCTGC CCGGGGGGGGCCGCGTGTCCCCTGGTGCCCAAGAAGAGCCCCCCGGTGCCCGCCCAGCTCAACGGGCACCCCCCGTGCGCCCCCCGGGCGCCCCGCGCCCCCCTGCGCGTCGACGGCGCCGACTGA